One Paracoccaceae bacterium genomic region harbors:
- a CDS encoding zinc-ribbon domain-containing protein gives MMRLVCPNCDAQYEVDDHAIPDAGRDVQCSNCGHAWFQLPPDLAPDDDEESEHEALAAVPDPEPVGIAASPAHPAEEPMVTVAAAAAPAAALPPRRSIDEALLSVLREEAEREVAARKAEAARGVETQPDLGLTGAAPTERPAPPTPGTEPSEAEADRPITQRPGNRRDLLPDIEEINSTLRAGSETRGDEAAVAPVAEAEVARNGFRSGFVAMLVIAAILLALYVMAPRIARHLPGAAPAMQTYVEGVNGLRIRLDSAMQGVAARLRGMTGQGE, from the coding sequence CTGATGCGGCTGGTGTGCCCGAACTGCGACGCGCAGTACGAGGTGGACGATCATGCGATCCCTGACGCGGGACGCGACGTGCAATGCTCGAACTGCGGGCATGCCTGGTTCCAGTTGCCCCCCGACCTTGCGCCGGACGACGATGAGGAAAGCGAGCACGAGGCGCTGGCGGCGGTTCCCGACCCGGAGCCCGTCGGCATCGCCGCCTCGCCCGCGCATCCGGCCGAGGAACCGATGGTGACGGTGGCAGCCGCCGCCGCTCCGGCTGCCGCGCTGCCGCCGCGCCGCAGCATAGACGAGGCGCTGCTGTCCGTGCTGCGCGAGGAAGCCGAGCGCGAGGTGGCGGCGCGCAAGGCCGAGGCCGCGCGCGGTGTCGAGACGCAGCCCGACCTTGGCCTGACCGGCGCCGCCCCGACCGAGCGGCCCGCCCCGCCGACGCCAGGCACCGAGCCGTCGGAGGCAGAGGCAGACCGCCCGATCACCCAGCGGCCCGGCAACCGGCGCGACCTGCTGCCCGACATTGAAGAGATCAACTCGACATTGCGCGCCGGGAGCGAGACACGGGGCGACGAGGCGGCGGTCGCGCCGGTTGCCGAGGCGGAGGTGGCGCGCAACGGGTTCCGCAGCGGCTTTGTCGCGATGCTGGTCATCGCGGCGATTCTGCTGGCGCTGTACGTGATGGCCCCGCGCATCGCGCGGCACCTGCCGGGTGCGGCCCCGGCGATGCAAACCTATGTGGAAGGCGTGAACGGCCTGCGCATCAGGCTTGACAGCGCGATGCAGGGTGTTGCCGCGCGGCTGCGGGGGATGACCGGACAGGGGGAATGA
- a CDS encoding glutathione S-transferase N-terminal domain-containing protein has product MQTLADFPITRRWAPRDPSAIQLYSLPTPNGVKVSIMLEEVGLPYDAHLVNFATDDQMTPEFLSLNPNNKIPAIIDPAGPGGRPLPLFESGAILIYLAEKSGQLLPQANRYEVLQWLMFQMGGIGPMFGQVGFFHHFAGKEIEDPRPKERYRAEAARLLKVLDGALQGRDWVAGDYSIADIAIAPWLRTLRDFYKAGDITGWSDLHNVPGYLDRFLARPAVERGLVQPPRT; this is encoded by the coding sequence ATGCAGACGCTTGCCGACTTTCCGATCACCCGCCGCTGGGCGCCGCGCGATCCCTCCGCGATCCAGCTCTATTCGCTGCCCACGCCCAATGGCGTGAAGGTCTCGATCATGCTGGAAGAGGTGGGCTTGCCCTATGACGCCCATCTGGTGAACTTCGCCACCGACGACCAGATGACGCCCGAGTTCCTGTCACTGAACCCCAACAACAAGATTCCCGCCATCATCGACCCGGCAGGCCCGGGCGGCCGCCCCCTGCCGCTGTTCGAATCCGGCGCGATCCTGATCTATCTGGCCGAGAAATCCGGCCAGCTGCTGCCGCAGGCGAACCGCTACGAGGTTCTGCAATGGCTGATGTTCCAGATGGGGGGCATCGGGCCGATGTTCGGGCAGGTGGGCTTCTTCCACCACTTCGCCGGAAAAGAGATCGAGGATCCGCGCCCCAAGGAACGCTACCGGGCCGAGGCCGCGCGCCTGCTCAAGGTGCTCGACGGCGCCCTGCAGGGGCGCGACTGGGTGGCGGGCGACTATTCCATCGCCGACATCGCCATCGCCCCCTGGCTGCGCACGCTGCGCGATTTCTACAAGGCGGGCGACATCACCGGCTGGTCCGACCTGCACAACGTGCCCGGCTATCTTGACCGCTTCCTCGCCCGCCCCGCCGTGGAACGCGGGCTGGTGCAGCCGCCGCGCACCTGA
- the mscL gene encoding large conductance mechanosensitive channel protein MscL produces MLNEFKAFIARGNVMDMAVGIIMGAAFTAIVTSLVDDLVNPLIGLFVGGVDFSGVSFGFGDAQFMIGNFINAIIKFLIIAWVVFLLVKGLNRMKDAMLKKEEVAPAAPKGPTAEELLAEIRDTLKARA; encoded by the coding sequence ATGCTGAACGAGTTCAAGGCCTTCATCGCGCGTGGCAATGTCATGGACATGGCGGTCGGGATCATCATGGGGGCGGCCTTCACCGCCATCGTCACCTCGCTGGTGGACGATCTGGTGAACCCGCTGATCGGCCTGTTCGTGGGCGGGGTCGATTTTTCCGGCGTCAGCTTCGGCTTTGGCGACGCGCAGTTCATGATCGGCAACTTCATCAACGCGATCATCAAGTTCCTGATCATCGCCTGGGTCGTGTTCCTGCTGGTCAAGGGGCTGAACCGGATGAAGGATGCGATGCTGAAGAAGGAAGAGGTTGCGCCCGCAGCGCCCAAGGGCCCGACCGCAGAAGAGCTGCTGGCCGAGATCCGCGATACCCTGAAGGCGCGCGCCTGA
- a CDS encoding ATP-binding cassette domain-containing protein: MIAFDNVAYSYGGGELLSDVSLRLAPGSFHFLTGPSGAGKTTLLKLCYAELLPTAGRITIFDREVRGLVRDDIARLRRRVGVVHQDCQFLDHLPVAANVTLPLTVAGRDADPGDLSSLLGWVGLSGVAASLPPQLSGGERQRAALARAVIMGPDVILADEPTGNLDWEMSLRLLTLLVELNRMGKTVLVATHDMNLIRQAKAQTQARVLRIAQRRVQLAGADL; encoded by the coding sequence GTGATCGCCTTCGACAACGTCGCCTACAGCTACGGCGGAGGAGAGCTTCTGTCCGACGTCAGCCTCCGGCTGGCACCGGGATCTTTCCATTTCCTGACAGGCCCTTCCGGCGCGGGCAAGACGACGCTGCTCAAGCTCTGCTACGCCGAGCTTCTGCCGACGGCGGGCCGCATCACCATCTTCGACCGCGAGGTGCGCGGGCTTGTGCGTGACGACATCGCGCGCCTGCGCCGCCGCGTCGGCGTGGTGCATCAGGATTGCCAGTTCCTCGACCATCTGCCGGTGGCGGCCAATGTCACGCTGCCGCTGACCGTCGCGGGGCGCGACGCCGATCCGGGCGACCTGTCGTCGCTGCTGGGCTGGGTGGGGCTGTCGGGCGTGGCGGCATCGCTGCCGCCGCAACTCTCCGGTGGGGAACGCCAGCGGGCCGCCCTTGCAAGGGCGGTGATCATGGGCCCCGACGTGATCCTGGCCGACGAACCCACCGGCAACCTCGACTGGGAGATGTCGCTGCGCCTGCTCACGCTGCTTGTGGAACTGAACCGCATGGGCAAGACGGTGCTGGTGGCCACCCATGACATGAACCTCATCCGCCAGGCAAAGGCGCAGACGCAGGCCCGCGTGCTGCGCATCGCGCAGCGCCGGGTGCAGCTTGCCGGGGCCGATCTGTGA
- a CDS encoding DMT family transporter — protein sequence MDLRAILMGTAFALMWSSAFTSARMIVTDAPPVTALALRFLISGLIGIAFAAAMGQSARLTRPQWRATVIFGICQNALYLGFYFVAMQRIEAGLASIAASTMPLIVAVAGWALHGERVRPLGIAGLAAGFAGVALIMGTRLSAGVDVPGLVMCGLGVMALAFATLSVRGASAGGGNVLMVVGLQMLVGAAALAMAAAVLEWPGGITVNWTARMVWAFAYTTLVPGLVATWVWFVLVGRIGAVRAAAFHFLNPFFGVLIGAAVLGEALSLWDGVGVAIVAGGILAVQLSRQPG from the coding sequence ATGGACCTGCGCGCGATCCTGATGGGCACGGCCTTCGCGCTGATGTGGTCATCCGCCTTCACCTCGGCGCGGATGATCGTGACGGACGCCCCGCCGGTGACGGCACTGGCGTTGCGGTTCCTCATCTCGGGCCTGATCGGCATCGCCTTTGCCGCGGCGATGGGCCAGTCGGCGCGGCTGACCCGGCCGCAGTGGCGTGCCACGGTGATCTTCGGCATCTGCCAGAACGCCCTCTACCTCGGGTTCTACTTTGTCGCGATGCAGCGGATTGAGGCCGGGCTGGCCTCGATCGCCGCATCCACCATGCCGCTGATCGTCGCCGTGGCAGGTTGGGCACTGCATGGCGAAAGGGTGCGGCCGCTCGGCATCGCCGGGCTTGCGGCCGGATTTGCCGGTGTCGCGCTGATCATGGGCACACGGCTGAGCGCGGGCGTGGACGTCCCAGGCCTGGTGATGTGCGGGCTGGGCGTGATGGCGCTGGCCTTTGCCACGCTGTCGGTGCGGGGCGCATCGGCGGGCGGCGGCAACGTGCTGATGGTGGTCGGCCTTCAGATGCTGGTCGGCGCGGCTGCGCTGGCGATGGCCGCCGCCGTGCTGGAATGGCCGGGCGGAATCACCGTGAACTGGACCGCGCGCATGGTCTGGGCCTTTGCCTACACGACGCTGGTGCCTGGCCTGGTGGCGACCTGGGTGTGGTTCGTGCTGGTGGGCCGCATCGGCGCCGTGCGCGCGGCGGCGTTCCATTTCCTGAACCCGTTCTTCGGCGTGCTGATCGGGGCCGCCGTTCTGGGCGAGGCGTTGAGCCTGTGGGACGGCGTGGGGGTGGCCATCGTGGCCGGCGGAATCCTGGCGGTGCAGCTGAGCCGGCAGCCCGGGTGA